From a region of the uncultured Desulfatiglans sp. genome:
- a CDS encoding transposase, with amino-acid sequence MTKIQSWEVSDAFWERVKPLVPAPERDPQKSYKRKIGGGRKPMPPRQIFEAIMYVLRTGCQWKALPKERFGSPSAIHTHFMHWMRAGFFVALWRAGLAEYDEMEGIAWSWQSIDGAMVKAPLPLEAFGRNPTDRGKKWNQAPSAGGRSWCPAVARRDRSKPA; translated from the coding sequence ATGACAAAAATTCAATCGTGGGAAGTATCCGATGCCTTTTGGGAAAGGGTTAAACCCCTTGTGCCGGCGCCAGAGCGGGATCCGCAAAAATCTTACAAGCGCAAAATCGGCGGCGGAAGAAAACCGATGCCGCCCCGGCAGATTTTTGAAGCCATCATGTACGTGCTCAGAACCGGCTGTCAGTGGAAAGCGCTTCCAAAGGAACGTTTTGGAAGCCCCAGCGCGATCCACACCCATTTCATGCATTGGATGCGCGCAGGCTTTTTTGTCGCCTTGTGGAGAGCCGGGCTTGCCGAATACGATGAAATGGAGGGCATCGCTTGGAGCTGGCAAAGCATCGACGGGGCGATGGTCAAGGCTCCCCTGCCGCTCGAAGCGTTTGGTCGGAATCCGACCGACAGGGGAAAAAAATGGAACCAAGCGCCATCTGCTGGTGGACGGTCGTGGTGTCCCGCTGTCGCTCGTCGTGACCGGAGCAAACCGGCATGA
- a CDS encoding hypothetical protein (Evidence 5 : Unknown function), translating to MPFGKGLNPLCRRQSGIRKNLTSAKSAAEENRCRPGRFLKPSCTCSEPAVSGKRFQRNVLEAPARSTPISCIGCAQAFLSPCGEPGLPNTMKWRASLGAGKASTGRWSRLPCRSKRLVGIRPTGEKNGTKRHLLVDGRGVPLSLVVTGANRHDVTQLELVLEEIVIDRPTDIQQNLCADKAYDGKPALRTIVAHGYIPHVKTRGRSARKKSAIPHGKPEDGSLK from the coding sequence ATGCCTTTTGGGAAAGGGTTAAACCCCTTGTGCCGGCGCCAGAGCGGGATCCGCAAAAATCTTACAAGCGCAAAATCGGCGGCGGAAGAAAACCGATGCCGCCCCGGCAGATTTTTGAAGCCATCATGTACGTGCTCAGAACCGGCTGTCAGTGGAAAGCGCTTCCAAAGGAACGTTTTGGAAGCCCCAGCGCGATCCACACCCATTTCATGCATTGGATGCGCGCAGGCTTTTTTGTCGCCTTGTGGAGAGCCGGGCTTGCCGAATACGATGAAATGGAGGGCATCGCTTGGAGCTGGCAAAGCATCGACGGGGCGATGGTCAAGGCTCCCCTGCCGCTCGAAGCGTTTGGTCGGAATCCGACCGACAGGGGAAAAAAATGGAACCAAGCGCCATCTGCTGGTGGACGGTCGTGGTGTCCCGCTGTCGCTCGTCGTGACCGGAGCAAACCGGCATGATGTGACCCAATTGGAACTGGTGCTGGAAGAAATCGTCATCGACCGTCCCACCGATATCCAGCAGAATCTGTGTGCGGATAAAGCCTATGATGGCAAACCGGCATTGAGGACCATCGTTGCCCACGGCTATATTCCCCACGTGAAAACACGGGGGAGGAGCGCCAGGAAAAAAAGCGCAATCCCGCATGGAAAGCCAGAAGATGGATCGTTGAAGTGA
- a CDS encoding transposase (fragment) has protein sequence MSHSWFNRFRKLLVRYEKLSDTYMALLRMAAAIIAYRKVGVIYG, from the coding sequence GTGAGTCATTCATGGTTCAATCGCTTCCGCAAACTCCTGGTTCGCTATGAGAAGCTCAGCGATACCTATATGGCTTTGTTGCGTATGGCTGCTGCTATCATCGCCTACCGAAAAGTGGGCGTTATTTACGGGTAA